A section of the Methanosarcina mazei S-6 genome encodes:
- the thrC gene encoding threonine synthase: MYHLKCIECGAEYSKDEVIYTCSKCDGLLDVIYDYSSIKLDMEKLKTECPSVWKYAELLPIEREPVTIHEGGTPLYRCDRLAEKIGIKELYVKHEGMNPTGSFKDRGMTVGVTKALELGMSTVACASTGNTSAALAIYGAKAGIPVVVLLPAGKVALGKVAQALMHGAKVLSIRGNFDDALALVRTLCSQEKIYLLNSINPYRLEGQKTIGFEIADQLGFKVPDRIVLPVGNAGNITAIYKGFREFKLLGITDSLPKMTGIQAAGSCPIVKAIKNGAPEITPEENPETVATAIRIGNPVNATKALNAIRESGGTAESVTDEEILAAQKDLARLEGIGVEPASAASVAGLKKLVDMGVIGRDETVVCITTGHLLKDPQTVIDICEEPTVVDANIESIREAIFGKGK, from the coding sequence ATGTATCATCTAAAATGTATCGAGTGCGGTGCAGAGTATTCAAAAGATGAAGTAATCTATACATGCAGCAAATGCGATGGGCTGCTTGATGTTATTTATGATTATTCCTCAATTAAACTCGACATGGAAAAATTAAAGACCGAATGTCCTTCGGTCTGGAAATATGCAGAACTTCTCCCCATAGAAAGAGAACCTGTGACCATACATGAAGGCGGGACCCCACTTTACAGATGCGATCGCCTTGCCGAAAAGATAGGGATTAAAGAACTCTATGTAAAACATGAAGGAATGAACCCGACTGGCTCATTTAAAGATAGAGGGATGACTGTTGGGGTTACAAAAGCACTTGAACTCGGAATGAGTACCGTCGCCTGTGCATCAACCGGGAACACGTCGGCAGCCCTTGCAATCTATGGGGCAAAAGCAGGAATACCTGTGGTTGTGCTTCTTCCGGCTGGAAAAGTTGCCCTTGGAAAGGTAGCCCAGGCACTTATGCACGGGGCAAAAGTCCTCAGCATCCGCGGAAACTTTGATGATGCACTCGCTCTTGTGCGCACTCTCTGCTCCCAGGAAAAGATCTACCTCTTAAACTCGATCAACCCTTACAGGCTGGAAGGCCAGAAGACCATCGGCTTCGAGATTGCAGACCAGCTCGGCTTCAAAGTTCCTGACAGGATTGTCCTGCCCGTAGGAAATGCAGGCAATATCACTGCTATCTACAAGGGTTTCAGGGAGTTCAAGCTCCTTGGCATCACGGACTCCCTCCCGAAGATGACGGGAATTCAGGCAGCAGGCTCCTGCCCCATAGTAAAAGCCATTAAAAACGGGGCTCCGGAAATCACTCCCGAAGAGAACCCGGAGACGGTTGCAACGGCAATCAGGATAGGAAACCCTGTGAACGCAACAAAAGCCCTGAACGCTATAAGGGAATCCGGCGGTACTGCGGAGTCCGTAACTGATGAAGAAATCCTTGCAGCCCAGAAAGACCTTGCAAGGCTTGAGGGTATAGGAGTCGAACCTGCAAGTGCAGCCTCGGTAGCTGGTCTTAAGAAACTCGTTGACATGGGAGTCATAGGCAGGGACGAAACAGTAGTCTGCATTACCACAGGCCACCTCCTTAAAGACCCCCAGACCGTTATTGACATCTGTGAGGAACCTACTGTCGTTGATGCAAACATCGAGTCCATCCGGGAAGCGATTTTCGGGAAGGGAAAATAA